In Spirochaeta lutea, a single genomic region encodes these proteins:
- a CDS encoding PTS sugar transporter subunit IIA has product MSFIQYITRNKAVICGLKATDWQDAILSGGKVLLDQQGVTPGYLKTIVDKCKANGPYIVIAPGIAMPHARPEEGARSLCYGIVTLAEPVVFGDPDNDPISLLIFMAAASVREHNEQAVSQIADICDDEDLVASIMNAKSDKEILALLKGAQEKI; this is encoded by the coding sequence ATGAGTTTTATTCAATACATAACAAGAAACAAGGCGGTCATCTGCGGGCTCAAAGCCACGGACTGGCAGGATGCCATTCTCTCCGGCGGCAAGGTGCTTCTGGATCAACAGGGGGTTACCCCCGGCTACCTCAAGACCATCGTGGACAAGTGCAAGGCTAACGGCCCCTACATTGTTATAGCCCCGGGAATCGCCATGCCCCATGCCCGCCCCGAAGAAGGGGCACGCTCCCTCTGTTACGGCATTGTAACCCTGGCTGAACCGGTGGTCTTCGGAGATCCGGATAACGATCCCATCTCCCTGCTCATATTTATGGCTGCAGCCAGCGTGCGGGAACACAACGAACAGGCGGTCAGCCAGATTGCCGACATCTGCGATGATGAGGACCTGGTGGCATCCATTATGAATGCCAAATCTGATAAGGAAATACTCGCCCTGCTGAAAGGGGCTCAGGAGAAGATATGA
- a CDS encoding zinc-binding dehydrogenase yields MKTKAVRLYGKMDLRLEEFELPQIAEDEILVRVVSDSICMSSYKAALLGAEHKRVPDDVANNPIIIGHELAGEVVEVGSQWKDRYQEGMRFSLQPALNYQGSMKSPGYSYPYCGGDATYMILPREVMIMDCLLPYRGEGFFKAALSEPYSCVIGACRSLFRTDRHNHNHYMGIREGGKMAIIGGCGPMGLAAIDYALSGEFRPNLLVVTDLDDRRIQRARELFEPKAAKQGISLLFVNTGTLDTPKQDLMKLTGGDGFDDILVMVPSAGVLELSESLLGFNGCLNFFAGPTDTSFSARVNYYDIHYLEKHIIGTTGGTVDDMREALKLMEEDKTNVEVLVTHVGGLDAAAQATLHLPEIPGGKKLIYTGIQMPLIALEDLPDLSSQSDLYKGLAEIVGANRGLWSVEAENYLLKNAPAI; encoded by the coding sequence ATGAAAACCAAGGCAGTACGATTATACGGAAAAATGGACCTCCGTCTGGAGGAGTTTGAGCTCCCCCAGATCGCAGAGGATGAAATATTGGTACGGGTTGTCTCAGACAGTATCTGCATGAGCAGCTACAAAGCGGCCCTCCTGGGTGCGGAACACAAGCGGGTACCCGACGATGTGGCAAACAATCCCATAATCATCGGCCATGAACTCGCCGGGGAGGTTGTGGAAGTGGGATCCCAGTGGAAGGACCGATACCAGGAGGGTATGCGGTTCAGTCTGCAGCCCGCCCTGAACTACCAGGGCTCCATGAAGAGCCCCGGATACTCCTACCCCTACTGCGGGGGAGACGCAACCTACATGATCCTGCCCCGGGAGGTGATGATCATGGACTGCCTGCTGCCCTACCGGGGAGAAGGATTCTTCAAGGCCGCCCTCTCGGAACCCTACTCCTGCGTTATCGGCGCCTGCCGGTCTCTCTTCAGGACCGACCGCCACAATCACAACCATTACATGGGCATTCGGGAAGGCGGGAAGATGGCCATCATCGGCGGCTGCGGTCCCATGGGATTGGCAGCCATCGATTACGCCCTGTCCGGTGAGTTCCGGCCAAATCTGCTGGTGGTTACCGATCTGGACGATCGGCGGATTCAGCGGGCCCGGGAGCTCTTTGAGCCCAAGGCGGCTAAACAGGGAATCAGCCTGCTCTTCGTGAATACCGGGACCCTGGACACCCCCAAACAGGACCTGATGAAACTGACCGGGGGGGATGGATTCGATGATATACTGGTCATGGTTCCCTCGGCGGGGGTTCTGGAGCTCTCCGAATCCCTCCTGGGTTTTAACGGCTGTCTAAATTTCTTTGCCGGGCCCACGGATACCAGCTTCTCTGCCAGGGTAAACTACTATGACATCCATTATTTAGAGAAACACATCATCGGAACCACCGGAGGAACCGTGGACGATATGCGGGAGGCGTTAAAACTCATGGAAGAGGACAAGACCAATGTGGAGGTTCTGGTAACCCATGTGGGGGGATTGGATGCCGCCGCCCAAGCGACCCTCCACCTTCCTGAGATTCCCGGGGGTAAAAAATTAATCTATACGGGGATTCAAATGCCCCTGATCGCCCTGGAGGACCTGCCCGACCTTTCAAGCCAGTCCGACCTTTACAAGGGCTTGGCGGAAATTGTAGGAGCAAACCGGGGCCTTTGGAGTGTGGAAGCGGAAAATTACCTGCTGAAAAACGCCCCGGCCATCTAG
- a CDS encoding 1-phosphofructokinase family hexose kinase — MSLTILTLGLSPAIQKTIVFPDFEYGEVNRAQSYIIDAAGKSVNVARVLHQAGCRVQAMFPAGSENAGYFAQLCRRDGLEPAMVEYPGRIRTCITLVNRRDGEGTELVVNEPEGFPAEGEQEFFQAVLGRLDQGFDALIVSGSRPKGFSETLLPEIIHQARKRNIFVAADITGTDLSASCLDTDLRPDLIKINDRELAATFPDRGSLEQTIADLSVQYNTLVVISRGSRSTLAAQEGSVLEVPSRVVPAVNPIGCGDSMTAGITQGLLERQGLYPSIELGIRYAAANAVSLHPGWILETVESPQNNTTSTK, encoded by the coding sequence GTGAGTCTAACCATACTTACCCTGGGCCTGAGCCCAGCCATACAAAAGACCATCGTTTTTCCAGATTTTGAGTACGGCGAGGTAAACAGGGCCCAAAGCTACATCATTGATGCTGCGGGAAAAAGCGTGAATGTGGCACGGGTCCTGCATCAGGCCGGATGTCGGGTCCAGGCCATGTTCCCCGCCGGCTCGGAGAACGCCGGGTACTTCGCCCAGCTCTGCCGCCGAGACGGACTGGAGCCCGCCATGGTGGAGTACCCCGGGCGTATCCGGACCTGCATTACCCTGGTAAACCGTAGGGACGGGGAAGGTACCGAGTTGGTGGTTAACGAGCCCGAAGGGTTTCCCGCCGAGGGGGAACAAGAATTCTTCCAGGCTGTCCTCGGGCGGCTGGACCAGGGTTTCGATGCCCTTATTGTATCCGGCAGCCGGCCGAAGGGGTTCTCCGAAACCCTGCTGCCCGAGATCATCCACCAGGCTCGAAAGCGGAATATCTTCGTCGCCGCCGATATCACCGGTACGGACCTTTCCGCCTCATGCCTGGATACCGATCTACGTCCGGACCTGATAAAGATCAATGACCGCGAACTGGCTGCCACCTTCCCGGACCGGGGCAGTCTGGAGCAAACCATCGCCGACCTGTCGGTCCAGTATAATACCCTGGTAGTTATCTCCCGGGGATCCCGGTCCACCCTGGCTGCCCAGGAGGGATCGGTGCTGGAGGTACCCAGCCGGGTGGTTCCCGCAGTGAACCCCATCGGCTGCGGAGATTCCATGACCGCCGGCATTACCCAGGGGCTCTTGGAACGGCAGGGACTGTATCCCAGCATCGAATTGGGGATCCGGTACGCCGCCGCCAACGCGGTAAGCCTGCACCCCGGATGGATCCTGGAAACAGTCGAATCACCCCAAAACAACACCACCAGTACCAAATAA
- a CDS encoding HPr family phosphocarrier protein, producing MVQNTITIANATGLHTRPAKRIVAKAKEYESTLTLTFGEKQADLKSLLKVMKLGITGRKEVTLSCQGPDEETALAELTHALEHLED from the coding sequence ATGGTACAAAACACCATAACCATAGCAAACGCCACAGGACTGCACACCCGACCCGCAAAACGGATCGTCGCCAAGGCGAAGGAATACGAATCGACCCTGACCCTGACCTTCGGAGAAAAACAGGCGGATCTTAAAAGCCTTTTAAAGGTCATGAAGCTGGGGATAACCGGCCGCAAGGAAGTAACCCTGAGCTGCCAGGGCCCGGATGAAGAAACGGCTCTGGCGGAACTAACCCACGCCCTGGAGCACCTGGAGGACTAG
- the ptsP gene encoding phosphoenolpyruvate--protein phosphotransferase — protein MSIEILSPGIAKGHIKRLAQVAMDFPRTVSKDRVQDELERFRVGRSRAMDTLRGIIEKTAREIGPEEAEIFEGHLELMESDDLSQEVEQYIQGQLMSSEAAVDRFAQENAADMEALEDEYFRQRGQDLRDIGVQLIRAIQDSDAAGSQDPETGTAPRENDGCSGSTEESPGCILVAEELSPSQTASLDFSAVRGLILARGGKNSHAAIIARAQELPALVVTDVGTFESLQEGTLIYVDANQGALLTHPDKNQQARLDALISQEQELRAKAAQAVELPSRTADGQHLGIFANVGVPGDIRTAGENRADGIGLFRTEFLFMQSGAAPTQADQARVYRQAVQTLDGKPVIIRLLDTGADKPLPYLELPTEENPFLGIRGIRLLLDHEDYLRTQLRALIEASVSGTVHVMIPMVAGLESIRRVKALLFQEKQDWAEDIRLGVMVETPASVILIEDILREVDFISIGTNDLTQYTLAADRGNPALARYYDELHPAVLRSIAKVVTAARAQGKLNGICGELAGNLLALPFFVGISVGELSCAPKHIGAMRLLLSAIDSTQAAQLSRRILALSSPQEVRQELEAFRETVRVP, from the coding sequence ATGAGCATCGAAATACTCTCCCCGGGCATCGCCAAGGGGCATATAAAACGCCTGGCCCAGGTGGCCATGGATTTTCCCCGGACCGTTTCCAAGGACCGGGTCCAGGACGAACTGGAGCGCTTCCGCGTCGGGAGAAGCCGGGCCATGGATACCCTCCGAGGGATTATCGAGAAAACCGCCCGGGAGATTGGTCCCGAAGAGGCGGAAATTTTCGAGGGCCACCTGGAACTCATGGAGTCCGACGACCTGTCCCAGGAGGTGGAGCAGTACATCCAGGGTCAGCTCATGTCCAGCGAGGCTGCGGTGGACCGATTCGCCCAGGAAAACGCCGCGGACATGGAGGCCCTGGAGGATGAATACTTCCGCCAGCGCGGCCAGGATCTGCGGGATATCGGGGTGCAGCTGATCCGGGCCATCCAAGATTCCGATGCCGCCGGTTCTCAGGACCCGGAAACCGGCACCGCACCGAGGGAAAACGACGGCTGCTCAGGGAGCACCGAGGAGTCCCCAGGGTGCATCCTGGTGGCCGAAGAGCTTTCCCCCTCCCAGACCGCATCCTTGGATTTCTCCGCCGTCCGAGGGCTGATTTTGGCCCGGGGGGGTAAAAATTCCCACGCGGCCATCATTGCCCGGGCCCAGGAACTGCCCGCCCTGGTCGTCACCGATGTAGGGACATTCGAATCCCTCCAGGAAGGAACCCTCATATATGTAGATGCAAACCAGGGTGCCCTACTGACCCACCCGGACAAGAACCAGCAAGCCCGGTTGGACGCCCTGATTTCCCAGGAGCAGGAGCTGCGCGCCAAGGCGGCCCAGGCGGTGGAGCTTCCGAGCCGGACCGCCGACGGCCAGCACCTGGGCATATTCGCCAACGTTGGGGTGCCCGGGGACATCCGGACGGCAGGAGAGAACCGAGCCGACGGCATCGGGCTGTTCCGCACCGAGTTTCTGTTCATGCAGTCCGGCGCCGCTCCCACCCAGGCCGACCAGGCCCGGGTTTACCGCCAGGCCGTACAGACCCTGGATGGGAAGCCGGTCATCATACGCCTCCTGGATACCGGGGCCGACAAACCCCTTCCCTATTTGGAACTGCCTACCGAGGAAAATCCCTTCTTGGGAATTAGGGGGATTCGGCTGCTTCTGGATCATGAAGACTACCTGCGGACCCAGCTGCGGGCCCTCATCGAAGCCAGCGTCTCCGGCACGGTGCACGTCATGATTCCCATGGTAGCCGGATTGGAATCCATACGCCGGGTCAAGGCGCTGCTCTTCCAGGAGAAACAGGATTGGGCCGAGGACATCCGCCTGGGGGTGATGGTCGAAACGCCGGCCTCGGTGATCCTCATCGAGGATATCCTCCGGGAGGTAGATTTCATCAGCATCGGCACCAACGATCTGACCCAGTACACCCTGGCGGCCGACCGGGGAAACCCCGCCTTAGCCCGGTACTACGACGAGCTGCATCCCGCGGTGCTGCGGAGTATTGCCAAGGTTGTAACCGCCGCCCGGGCCCAGGGCAAGCTCAACGGGATCTGCGGTGAACTGGCCGGAAACCTGCTCGCCCTGCCCTTTTTTGTGGGAATCAGCGTGGGCGAACTCAGCTGTGCTCCGAAACACATCGGCGCCATGAGGCTGCTGTTGTCGGCCATTGATTCAACCCAAGCCGCCCAACTGAGCCGGCGGATCCTCGCCCTCTCCAGCCCCCAGGAGGTCCGCCAGGAACTCGAGGCCTTCAGGGAAACCGTAAGGGTACCATGA
- a CDS encoding BglG family transcription antiterminator encodes MKDRQKQILQLLVTSESLLKIEDIARTFSIGRRTVSRDLDTLERWLSLRGVVLERKPSQGVRINSLGKDMQSLLSDLHSRDQFIETLAAPVRQNLILLYLLFANREVKISEIANTFFVSDTSVWKDLHQIDQDILPLDLQLDRMKGVGIRLSGPEQTQRLHFIRVLTRLFSSRTIIPFLYGRPTDPDAAPGTPGRAPGGSPGGSQPGRTNRNDPATSFAGTPASPEAGRPGGTGKKDPRASVSGAQAASDSAPHPGQAGWDAASVSQNPGKPRTLEEERLTMILRRMQFPEHRDAVMSLIHRLSEAVGYQFTMSGEVLLFFYLQLSYHRIKSGALVNRLTRRGLVYLHTPDHPAGHPGLHLLDQTSRTLQELCTRFFNGRLPEEEAQLLAVILTVQEVGDSISDPDFETLKRQGSPWENAYALTPPEVLAQGRRIAEEFGQLDRRLYYLNEELIQRFSHSMAALCTRITYGIPYWHGDWGRPGGEHWHRREKTAVLTRTLRSLGITDPDPRDVEYLLLHFQALANMGLEGSSLRPRCLVCCFEGIGLAAYLQTILSQEFPELDLVESTAVYKIRQSYLEDHHIDLVLSTFPIEDIKTPVIPIELPLNRQTIQNQVSRAIQGMQTSLGSSPPPSPDQALPAAVQHQPDFQTIWGFINGFRVLVHSGETGEESLLHHIARSCTRTLGDCLILEGDLNARELLGPLHIPELDLRIFHCKSRAVTEPQAGIITQAPQNPCLYLLAPNPCPESQRRLLSRVTVSLIESPAFAKAILSGEIHTIRRELLTIYRDLL; translated from the coding sequence ATGAAAGACCGTCAGAAGCAGATTCTTCAGCTGCTGGTAACCAGTGAGAGCCTCCTAAAAATTGAGGACATCGCCCGGACCTTTTCCATCGGACGAAGGACGGTAAGCCGGGACCTGGATACCCTGGAACGCTGGCTGTCCCTCAGGGGAGTGGTGCTGGAGCGCAAACCCAGCCAGGGTGTCCGGATTAACAGTCTCGGAAAGGACATGCAGTCGCTTTTAAGCGATCTGCATTCCCGGGATCAGTTTATCGAGACCCTGGCAGCGCCGGTCCGCCAGAATCTGATTCTGCTCTACCTGCTCTTTGCGAACCGGGAGGTGAAGATTTCCGAGATCGCCAATACCTTCTTCGTCAGCGATACCTCGGTCTGGAAGGACCTGCACCAGATTGACCAGGATATACTCCCCCTGGACCTTCAACTGGACCGGATGAAGGGGGTGGGTATTCGCCTTTCGGGCCCCGAGCAGACCCAACGCCTGCACTTCATCCGGGTTCTAACCCGGTTGTTCTCCTCCCGGACCATCATCCCCTTCCTCTACGGACGGCCCACCGATCCCGATGCTGCCCCGGGGACCCCCGGGAGGGCTCCCGGGGGGTCTCCCGGAGGAAGCCAACCCGGGCGGACAAACCGGAACGATCCGGCAACCTCCTTTGCCGGGACTCCGGCCTCCCCCGAAGCAGGCCGGCCTGGCGGTACGGGCAAGAAGGATCCGCGGGCCTCGGTTTCCGGGGCGCAGGCCGCCTCGGATTCCGCCCCACATCCGGGGCAGGCTGGCTGGGACGCCGCCTCGGTTTCTCAGAATCCGGGAAAACCCCGCACCCTGGAGGAGGAGCGCCTAACCATGATCCTTCGGCGGATGCAGTTTCCCGAGCACCGGGATGCGGTAATGTCGCTCATTCACCGGCTGTCCGAGGCGGTGGGGTACCAGTTCACCATGTCCGGGGAGGTACTGCTCTTCTTCTATCTCCAACTGAGTTACCACCGCATCAAATCCGGCGCCCTGGTAAACCGGCTAACCCGCCGGGGACTGGTGTACCTGCATACCCCCGACCACCCCGCGGGGCACCCGGGGCTGCACCTCCTCGATCAAACCAGCCGTACCCTCCAGGAGCTCTGCACCCGGTTCTTTAACGGCCGGCTGCCCGAAGAAGAGGCTCAGCTCTTGGCCGTGATTCTGACCGTCCAGGAGGTGGGTGATTCCATCAGCGATCCGGACTTCGAAACCCTGAAACGCCAGGGAAGCCCCTGGGAAAACGCCTACGCCCTCACCCCCCCGGAGGTTCTGGCCCAGGGCCGGCGTATCGCCGAGGAATTCGGTCAGCTCGACCGCCGGCTCTACTACCTCAACGAAGAACTCATCCAGCGCTTCAGCCACAGCATGGCAGCCCTCTGCACCCGGATTACCTACGGAATCCCCTACTGGCACGGCGATTGGGGACGCCCCGGGGGAGAGCATTGGCACCGCCGGGAAAAAACCGCCGTTCTCACCCGGACCCTGCGCAGCCTCGGCATTACAGACCCCGATCCCCGGGATGTGGAGTATCTGCTCCTGCACTTCCAAGCCCTGGCAAACATGGGGCTGGAGGGCTCCAGCCTGCGTCCCCGGTGCCTGGTCTGCTGCTTCGAAGGCATCGGCCTAGCCGCCTACCTGCAGACCATCCTCTCCCAGGAGTTTCCCGAGCTGGATCTGGTTGAGTCCACGGCGGTGTATAAAATCCGCCAAAGCTATCTGGAGGACCATCACATCGACCTGGTCCTCTCCACCTTCCCCATTGAGGACATAAAAACCCCGGTCATCCCCATCGAACTGCCCCTAAACCGCCAAACCATCCAGAACCAGGTGAGCCGGGCCATCCAGGGCATGCAGACATCCCTGGGCTCCTCACCCCCACCCTCCCCGGATCAGGCCCTTCCGGCGGCCGTCCAGCACCAACCCGACTTCCAAACCATTTGGGGGTTCATCAACGGCTTCCGGGTCCTGGTTCACAGCGGCGAGACCGGAGAAGAATCCCTCCTCCACCACATCGCCAGGTCCTGTACCAGGACCCTCGGGGATTGTCTGATTCTTGAGGGTGATTTGAATGCCCGGGAGCTGCTCGGCCCCCTGCATATACCGGAACTGGATCTGAGGATATTTCACTGTAAGTCCCGGGCCGTTACCGAGCCCCAAGCCGGTATAATCACCCAGGCTCCCCAGAACCCCTGCCTCTATCTGCTCGCCCCCAATCCCTGTCCGGAGTCCCAGCGCCGCCTGCTCTCCCGGGTTACCGTATCCCTCATCGAGTCCCCGGCCTTCGCGAAAGCCATTCTCTCCGGGGAGATTCACACCATCCGCCGGGAACTATTGACCATTTACCGGGATCTTTTGTAG
- a CDS encoding RNA polymerase sigma factor has protein sequence MNQEEHPHPSERHKLEAAYRQEHPRLLARLRATGRSLEEAEDLIHDVYAETMARVSLISRIRNLPAWINALLKRRTIDAWRHDQVRQRAGHIDLGEETIQEIIAGAGLDPMEQFIRENLVDALNDSIAALPPAQRWVIEMQMFQGLTFRELAEMSGESMDTLSARKRYALANLSRALRHWIED, from the coding sequence ATGAACCAGGAAGAACACCCACACCCTAGCGAACGCCATAAACTCGAGGCCGCCTACCGCCAGGAACATCCCCGGCTCCTGGCCCGGCTGCGGGCTACGGGGCGGAGCCTGGAAGAAGCCGAGGACCTGATTCACGATGTGTATGCCGAAACCATGGCCCGGGTGTCCCTCATCTCGAGAATTCGCAACCTCCCGGCCTGGATAAACGCCCTGCTCAAACGCCGAACCATTGATGCATGGCGGCATGACCAGGTCCGGCAACGGGCCGGACACATCGACCTGGGGGAGGAAACCATCCAAGAGATTATCGCCGGCGCCGGCCTTGATCCCATGGAGCAGTTCATCCGGGAAAACCTGGTGGATGCCCTGAACGACAGCATCGCCGCCCTACCCCCTGCCCAGCGCTGGGTCATCGAAATGCAGATGTTCCAGGGACTAACCTTCCGGGAACTCGCCGAGATGAGCGGAGAATCCATGGACACCCTCTCCGCCCGGAAGCGCTACGCCCTGGCGAACCTGTCCCGGGCGCTGCGCCACTGGATCGAGGACTGA
- a CDS encoding DUF4386 domain-containing protein, translating to MSHQVTIERPRSVAFGILLLAGIVTGIFTSLPALESPDYLQNLVHMKSDIHLAAVFQALMAGVYGAIAVILYPLIAMEDPGKARGYLVFRGIGTAFLFVGIVTLLLFEPLGAYAAQSTGSGMAQSEDPALLGSLLRQGRDWLNHIGMVLPWSIGGGILYLSFLRSRIIPPWMAWAGLVSSAASIVATGLYMVGLIKIVTPAYFALTLPTAVLEICLAFYVLIRGFRVPDSQMKGELV from the coding sequence ATGAGCCACCAGGTAACCATCGAACGGCCCCGATCCGTCGCCTTCGGGATACTGCTCCTCGCCGGAATCGTAACAGGAATCTTCACGTCCCTTCCTGCCCTGGAATCCCCGGACTACCTGCAGAACCTGGTACACATGAAATCAGATATTCATCTGGCAGCGGTGTTCCAGGCATTGATGGCAGGGGTATATGGCGCCATTGCGGTAATTTTGTACCCCCTCATTGCCATGGAGGATCCCGGGAAGGCCAGGGGATACCTGGTATTCCGGGGTATAGGGACGGCCTTTTTATTCGTAGGTATTGTAACCCTGCTTCTCTTTGAACCCCTGGGGGCCTACGCCGCCCAGAGCACAGGTTCGGGGATGGCGCAGTCCGAAGATCCGGCGCTGCTGGGTTCCCTGCTGCGCCAGGGCAGAGACTGGCTAAACCATATCGGGATGGTACTGCCCTGGAGCATCGGGGGCGGTATTCTGTATCTGTCCTTCTTGCGAAGCAGAATCATTCCCCCTTGGATGGCCTGGGCGGGGCTGGTAAGTTCAGCGGCCTCCATTGTTGCCACTGGGCTCTACATGGTTGGGCTGATAAAAATTGTGACCCCAGCGTATTTTGCCCTAACCCTGCCCACCGCTGTCTTGGAGATTTGTCTGGCCTTCTACGTATTAATCCGTGGCTTCAGGGTACCGGACAGCCAGATGAAAGGAGAATTGGTATGA
- a CDS encoding NAD(P)-dependent oxidoreductase — MTVLIAGPTGATGQLLVEQLLDRGVGVRAVVRPGSRLPERVTTHKNRELLEVIQGTVLDMDDEELQTHVQGCGGVASCLGHNLTMKGLYGKPRRLVRDSVRKLYRALESPRTQEPVKLVLMNTAGNRHREAGETVSPPEYLVTGLIRMLLPPHADNEQAADVLAREVGTEHPSLEWVVVRPDNLTDQGDVQPYTVHPSPIRSAIFNPGQTSRITVAHFMAELFTDGELWSAWKGRMPVVYNT, encoded by the coding sequence ATGACTGTACTTATAGCCGGTCCCACCGGGGCCACCGGACAATTATTAGTTGAGCAGCTTTTAGATCGGGGTGTGGGGGTCCGGGCCGTGGTCCGGCCCGGCAGCCGCCTGCCGGAGCGGGTAACTACCCATAAAAACCGTGAGCTTCTGGAGGTCATTCAGGGAACGGTTTTGGATATGGATGACGAGGAACTCCAAACCCATGTGCAGGGCTGTGGAGGTGTGGCTTCCTGTTTGGGACATAACCTGACTATGAAGGGGCTGTACGGGAAGCCCCGGCGGCTGGTCCGTGACTCGGTGAGGAAACTGTATCGGGCGTTGGAATCCCCTAGGACCCAAGAGCCGGTCAAACTGGTTCTCATGAATACCGCGGGAAACCGCCACCGGGAGGCCGGCGAGACGGTTTCACCCCCCGAATACCTGGTAACCGGGCTCATCCGGATGCTCCTGCCGCCCCACGCAGATAACGAGCAGGCGGCGGATGTGCTGGCTCGGGAGGTCGGGACGGAACACCCCAGCCTGGAGTGGGTGGTGGTCCGGCCGGATAACCTGACCGACCAGGGGGATGTTCAGCCCTACACGGTTCACCCCTCCCCTATCCGGAGTGCTATTTTTAATCCCGGCCAGACCAGCCGCATTACCGTAGCTCACTTCATGGCTGAGCTGTTTACCGATGGGGAGCTGTGGTCCGCCTGGAAGGGGCGGATGCCCGTGGTGTACAACACCTAG
- a CDS encoding methyl-accepting chemotaxis protein, with protein sequence MATPRSFRGLPFLYGFLVYLVFLAPQLLAHQVAPGLFIFLGFLLPLGPGVLVVWGLGERRRRAAAEQNLAKNQNRLQEDLGRTQATFIRMSEIQVELFESIALTSNSIDDIAEHLRQTIALVEQVDSTVDQSRGRGSELVENVQRVAQGLGRQTEAVSRSVARVEEMIRAIEELRVQKQQDHASVEQLAGVFAQGEENLGATVLSIQRVSDLSQSILEINGIISGIASQTNLLAMNAAIEAAHAGDQGRGFSVVADEIRKLAEHTAGHVKTSQDTLKAISQEISRSTALAQDTEQSFTLVRSHLEESKQSSSTMMNQLHDYHEANQGILSSLDETLSLTRQIDELASQVSAQADQMMADLETLTAHSHRARSNAQGMIHRNTQAQEAMAAVDERSEQTNELNDQAMALLAELLES encoded by the coding sequence ATGGCTACCCCGCGATCATTCCGGGGGCTTCCCTTTCTATACGGTTTCCTGGTCTACCTGGTGTTCCTTGCCCCCCAACTACTGGCTCACCAGGTAGCGCCAGGACTTTTTATTTTCTTAGGATTTCTTCTGCCCCTGGGCCCGGGGGTGCTGGTTGTGTGGGGCCTGGGGGAGCGCAGAAGGAGAGCGGCGGCTGAACAGAACCTGGCAAAGAATCAAAACCGGCTGCAGGAGGATCTGGGAAGGACCCAGGCCACCTTTATCCGGATGAGTGAGATCCAGGTGGAGCTCTTTGAGAGCATAGCCCTTACGTCCAATTCCATCGATGACATTGCTGAGCATCTCAGGCAGACCATCGCGCTGGTGGAGCAGGTGGATTCGACGGTGGATCAGTCCCGGGGGCGTGGCAGCGAGCTGGTGGAGAATGTACAGCGAGTCGCCCAGGGGTTGGGTCGCCAGACCGAGGCGGTGAGCCGCTCCGTGGCCCGGGTGGAAGAAATGATTCGGGCAATCGAAGAATTACGGGTGCAGAAACAGCAGGATCATGCATCGGTGGAACAGCTGGCGGGTGTTTTTGCCCAGGGGGAGGAGAATCTCGGGGCCACAGTACTGTCCATCCAGCGGGTTTCCGATCTTTCCCAGAGCATTCTGGAGATTAACGGGATCATCTCGGGCATCGCCAGCCAGACGAATCTCCTGGCCATGAACGCTGCCATAGAAGCGGCCCATGCGGGCGATCAGGGCCGGGGGTTTTCGGTGGTGGCCGATGAGATCCGTAAACTGGCCGAACACACCGCAGGCCACGTAAAAACCAGTCAGGATACCCTAAAAGCCATCTCCCAGGAGATCAGCCGCAGCACCGCCCTGGCCCAGGACACGGAACAATCCTTCACCCTGGTCCGAAGCCACCTGGAGGAGAGCAAACAATCCTCCAGCACGATGATGAACCAGCTCCATGACTACCACGAGGCCAACCAGGGCATTCTATCATCCCTGGATGAAACCCTGTCCCTTACCCGGCAGATTGATGAATTGGCCAGCCAGGTCAGCGCCCAGGCCGACCAGATGATGGCCGACCTCGAGACCCTTACGGCCCACTCCCACCGAGCCCGGAGCAACGCCCAGGGCATGATCCACCGGAATACCCAGGCCCAGGAGGCCATGGCTGCCGTGGATGAGCGCAGCGAGCAGACCAACGAGCTCAACGACCAGGCTATGGCACTCCTCGCTGAACTCCTGGAATCCTAG
- a CDS encoding HPr family phosphocarrier protein, protein MICQEITITNPTGLHTRPAKLVVAQAKQFECSVTVSRDGKDADLKSLIKLMKLGISQNHRITLCCDGPDESQAMAALTAFIEGLED, encoded by the coding sequence ATGATCTGCCAAGAAATTACCATAACGAACCCCACGGGATTACACACCCGGCCTGCCAAGCTTGTGGTTGCCCAGGCGAAACAGTTCGAATGTTCCGTCACCGTTTCCCGGGACGGAAAGGATGCAGATCTGAAGAGCCTGATTAAGCTCATGAAGCTGGGAATCTCCCAGAATCACCGGATTACCCTCTGTTGTGATGGTCCCGACGAGTCCCAGGCCATGGCCGCCTTGACGGCCTTCATAGAGGGGCTCGAGGACTGA